One region of bacterium genomic DNA includes:
- a CDS encoding Gfo/Idh/MocA family oxidoreductase, which produces MSSIPLPVLIHGVTGRMGQIALKALQQIGREGWSRLGDQVIQPVPIAVARNPQKLEKVAREKGCELYYTDLDQAYEQARRINPQHQLYHNTLSTGIRKEQMLAVLPSLDPKTTAVYMEKPLAANYADGFAIVDALEKKGFHHGVVHHMLATPGLLKARELMPRIKPLHCQMLFGYEVGTGFSDNKEFSGQRPDFNWTFKEAGGGIILDMCHEGYLSQALFGATQRLSAVARLLVPKRMSTDGRTVINCDVEDYAAYRREHESGVVNTSIWTWFRRVNSEFGPLEITVEGENGTLVFGLYGLKVQWKEGAPANRWERSVVGEKTEWRDYWQYLELTYRDPFALELSEYLQTIFTGETYAKNAIPALNILGEVEALYESAANEGAVIPSDQFLRYPKAVSKGWQPERLQGKLILVK; this is translated from the coding sequence ATGTCATCCATCCCATTGCCCGTATTGATTCACGGCGTCACCGGACGCATGGGGCAGATCGCCTTGAAAGCCCTGCAGCAGATCGGCCGGGAAGGCTGGTCCCGCCTGGGCGATCAGGTCATTCAACCGGTGCCCATCGCCGTGGCGCGCAATCCGCAAAAACTGGAAAAGGTGGCCAGAGAAAAAGGCTGCGAGCTTTATTATACGGATCTGGACCAGGCCTATGAACAGGCGCGCAGAATCAATCCGCAACACCAACTGTATCACAACACTCTGTCCACCGGCATACGCAAGGAACAGATGCTGGCGGTGCTGCCGTCTCTGGATCCCAAGACCACCGCGGTGTATATGGAAAAACCCCTGGCCGCCAACTATGCCGACGGTTTTGCTATCGTTGATGCGCTGGAGAAAAAAGGATTTCATCACGGCGTCGTCCATCATATGTTGGCCACGCCCGGCCTTTTAAAGGCCAGAGAGCTGATGCCTCGGATAAAGCCCCTGCATTGCCAGATGCTCTTCGGCTACGAAGTGGGCACCGGTTTCAGCGACAACAAAGAGTTCTCGGGTCAACGGCCGGATTTCAACTGGACGTTCAAGGAGGCCGGCGGCGGCATCATTTTGGACATGTGCCATGAGGGCTATCTGTCGCAGGCGCTGTTCGGCGCCACCCAGCGGCTCAGCGCCGTGGCCCGTTTGCTGGTGCCGAAACGCATGAGCACCGACGGCCGCACCGTGATCAACTGCGATGTCGAAGACTATGCCGCCTATCGCCGGGAGCATGAAAGCGGGGTGGTCAACACCTCGATCTGGACCTGGTTCCGCCGCGTGAATTCAGAATTCGGTCCGCTGGAGATCACGGTGGAAGGGGAGAACGGTACGCTGGTGTTCGGCCTGTACGGATTGAAGGTGCAATGGAAAGAGGGTGCGCCGGCTAATCGTTGGGAGCGTTCGGTGGTTGGAGAAAAGACGGAATGGCGCGATTACTGGCAGTATCTCGAATTGACTTATCGAGATCCCTTTGCCCTGGAGCTGTCGGAATATCTGCAGACCATTTTCACCGGAGAGACTTATGCCAAGAACGCCATCCCGGCTCTGAACATCCTCGGAGAAGTGGAAGCGCTTTATGAGAGCGCGGCCAACGAGGGGGCGGTCATTCCCAGTGATCAGTTCTTGCGCTATCCCAAGGCGGTCTCCAAGGGCTGGCAGCCGGAACGACTGCAGGGAAAATTGATACTGGTGAAATAG
- a CDS encoding DUF2752 domain-containing protein — protein MGWSLAFFIPDLDTLVPPCLFRMWTGLPCPACGATRSGIFLSRLAFKDAFFANPLFFVLYLALAAWGFNSIIGALFGKNSRLVLNKRESDIGRHVVLPAVLLLNWLFLILQAFLTKPAFLY, from the coding sequence GTGGGCTGGTCTCTGGCCTTTTTTATCCCTGACTTGGACACGCTGGTGCCGCCGTGTCTCTTCCGGATGTGGACGGGACTTCCGTGTCCGGCCTGCGGCGCCACACGCAGCGGCATCTTCCTGAGTCGACTCGCGTTTAAAGATGCATTTTTTGCCAATCCCCTTTTTTTTGTTCTCTATCTGGCTTTGGCGGCCTGGGGCTTCAATTCCATCATCGGAGCGCTGTTTGGAAAAAACAGCCGGCTGGTCCTGAATAAGCGGGAAAGCGACATCGGGCGTCATGTCGTCCTACCAGCCGTCCTTTTACTCAACTGGCTGTTCTTGATCCTGCAAGCCTTCCTGACCAAGCCGGCGTTCTTGTATTAA
- a CDS encoding tetratricopeptide repeat protein gives MGAPVSSQEHSRRIARMKAIADSSNGKIEVTVVPESPSSLNHGSTNGRSGTDAGEPASGDALTWAPESHAQLAEADRTLFAQALHLYYDGCYRQALDKMQNASSGWVEKGLAGFGNYWCGECCLAMGDKKRAVEFWHKAVNSSDRTKADQALLRLAQQEYRQGKREDACALLRRLISDLPASDGAAVAKRWVEIIEAD, from the coding sequence ATGGGGGCGCCTGTCTCCAGTCAGGAACATAGCCGGCGGATCGCGCGCATGAAGGCGATCGCCGATTCCAGCAACGGTAAGATCGAGGTGACCGTGGTCCCCGAGTCGCCGAGTTCACTGAATCATGGCTCAACCAACGGCCGCAGCGGCACGGACGCCGGCGAACCGGCCTCCGGCGATGCGCTGACCTGGGCGCCGGAATCCCACGCCCAACTTGCCGAAGCGGATCGCACCCTCTTTGCTCAAGCCCTGCATCTGTATTACGATGGATGTTACCGGCAGGCGCTGGATAAAATGCAAAACGCGTCCTCCGGTTGGGTTGAAAAGGGGCTGGCCGGTTTCGGCAATTACTGGTGCGGCGAGTGCTGCCTGGCCATGGGCGATAAAAAACGAGCGGTGGAATTTTGGCATAAAGCGGTAAACAGCAGCGACCGCACCAAGGCTGATCAGGCGCTGCTGAGATTGGCACAGCAGGAATATCGGCAAGGCAAACGGGAGGACGCCTGTGCTTTGCTGCGCAGGCTCATCAGCGACCTTCCTGCCAGTGATGGCGCCGCCGTCGCCAAACGCTGGGTGGAAATCATCGAGGCGGATTAA
- a CDS encoding DUF1343 domain-containing protein, which translates to MKRTGLCLLVCSALVAQTGKIQLGVDVLLSEQSDLLQGKRVGLITNQTGLTSSHVSTVDALFAVSKVTALFGPEHGVRGDEAGGRSIPGSVDAKTGVPVYSLYGKTHKPTAAMLSKVDVLVYDIQDIGSRAYTYIYTMALGMEAARERGIPFIVLDRPNPLGGERVEGPVLDPAFKSFVGLYPIPYLYGMTVGELALYFNYECGIEAQLIVVPMKGWRRSMVFSDTGILWVPTSPHIPHAQTPFYCAAVGCIGELGTLSEGVGWPAPFELIGAPWMDGRRLADELNNRNLPGVFFRPVQYRPFYHSFKEQPVQGVQLHILDVREFQPMFTQLHLLDAVHRLFPENDFFATDRINSFDRAMGTDQVRVQIKQGKSPNEIIASWQQDLVIYKQKRERFLLYH; encoded by the coding sequence ATGAAAAGAACCGGACTCTGTTTACTCGTCTGCTCCGCACTGGTGGCGCAGACCGGGAAAATTCAACTGGGCGTCGATGTGCTTCTGTCCGAGCAGTCGGATCTGCTGCAAGGCAAGCGTGTGGGTTTGATCACCAATCAAACCGGCCTGACATCCAGCCACGTCAGCACGGTGGACGCTCTGTTCGCAGTCTCCAAGGTCACAGCCCTGTTTGGGCCTGAACATGGAGTGCGCGGCGATGAAGCCGGCGGCAGAAGCATTCCGGGCTCTGTGGACGCGAAGACCGGTGTGCCGGTGTACAGCCTGTATGGCAAGACGCACAAACCCACCGCTGCCATGCTCTCCAAGGTCGATGTGCTGGTCTATGATATTCAGGACATCGGTTCGCGCGCCTACACCTACATCTACACCATGGCTCTGGGTATGGAAGCAGCCAGAGAGCGGGGCATTCCCTTTATCGTCCTGGACCGTCCCAATCCCCTGGGCGGAGAGCGGGTGGAAGGTCCGGTGCTGGATCCAGCCTTTAAATCTTTTGTCGGCCTTTATCCGATTCCCTATCTCTATGGAATGACGGTCGGAGAATTGGCGCTTTATTTCAACTATGAGTGCGGCATCGAGGCCCAGCTGATTGTAGTGCCGATGAAGGGATGGCGACGCAGCATGGTGTTCAGCGATACCGGCATTTTATGGGTTCCAACCTCACCGCACATTCCCCATGCGCAAACGCCGTTTTATTGCGCAGCCGTCGGCTGCATCGGCGAATTGGGCACGCTCAGCGAGGGGGTCGGATGGCCGGCGCCCTTTGAACTGATCGGCGCGCCGTGGATGGATGGTCGACGACTGGCGGATGAACTGAACAACCGCAATCTGCCCGGAGTCTTTTTTCGTCCGGTTCAGTACCGCCCTTTTTACCACTCTTTCAAGGAGCAGCCGGTGCAGGGCGTGCAGCTGCATATTTTGGATGTGCGGGAGTTTCAGCCGATGTTCACGCAGCTACATCTGCTCGACGCGGTCCATCGCCTGTTTCCGGAGAACGATTTTTTTGCCACCGACCGGATCAACAGTTTCGACAGGGCCATGGGCACGGATCAGGTGCGCGTGCAGATCAAACAGGGAAAATCGCCGAACGAAATTATCGCGTCATGGCAGCAAGATCTTGTTATTTATAAACAAAAGAGGGAGCGTTTTCTTCTCTACCATTGA
- a CDS encoding AmpG family muropeptide MFS transporter gives MASGRAARSPWSFIPTLYFAQGIPYVLVNTVSVIMYKKMGVSNQVIGLTSILYLPWVIKMLWGPFVDSNSTKRSWILFTQGGLSVLLLIIALSTHLSAFLLISLVIFILVAFTSATHDIAADGFYMLALDQKQQAFFVGIRSTFFRLAMIFCSGLLVMLAGQLEASMPIASTWTVVFIVSSALFMLIFFYHRFILPYPAEDRLERKKEEQLSFLAIFADYFKQPKIVAIVSFILLYRAGEAILLKMAAPFLLDDPGQGGLGLPTTTVGFIYGTVGVLGLTFGGILGVWVIARLGLRKCIWPMALCLNLPNAVYIYMAYARPSVAAVGALVGLEQFAYGLGFTSMMVFMMYISRGPYKTSHFAISTGFMALGMMIPGFLSGYLQAWLGYLHFFILVICLTLPSLAVIFFIPLQSSRSDPEIAVVGQPFRAQDGKAIQ, from the coding sequence ATGGCATCGGGCCGGGCCGCACGTTCACCTTGGTCGTTCATTCCCACACTCTACTTCGCGCAAGGCATCCCCTACGTTCTCGTCAACACGGTCTCTGTAATCATGTATAAAAAAATGGGCGTGTCCAACCAGGTGATCGGCCTCACCAGCATCCTGTATCTGCCCTGGGTGATCAAGATGCTGTGGGGACCCTTTGTCGATTCCAATTCCACCAAGCGGAGCTGGATTTTGTTCACCCAGGGCGGCCTATCTGTCCTGCTTCTCATCATCGCCCTGTCCACCCATCTGTCCGCGTTTCTTCTGATCTCCCTGGTGATTTTCATTCTGGTGGCTTTCACCTCCGCCACCCATGATATCGCTGCCGATGGTTTTTATATGCTGGCACTGGACCAAAAACAGCAGGCGTTTTTTGTCGGCATCCGTTCGACCTTTTTCCGACTGGCCATGATCTTTTGTTCCGGCCTGCTGGTGATGCTCGCCGGCCAGCTGGAGGCCTCCATGCCGATCGCCTCCACCTGGACGGTCGTCTTTATCGTCAGCAGCGCCCTCTTTATGCTGATCTTTTTTTATCATCGCTTTATTCTGCCCTATCCAGCTGAAGACCGGCTGGAACGAAAGAAAGAGGAACAGTTGAGTTTTTTGGCGATCTTTGCGGATTACTTTAAACAGCCGAAAATCGTCGCCATCGTCTCATTCATTTTGCTCTACCGGGCAGGCGAAGCGATATTGCTCAAGATGGCCGCACCGTTTTTGCTGGATGATCCGGGGCAAGGCGGGCTGGGACTGCCCACCACCACGGTTGGTTTTATCTATGGCACCGTCGGCGTCTTGGGGTTGACCTTCGGCGGCATTCTCGGCGTATGGGTCATCGCCCGGCTCGGGCTGCGCAAGTGCATCTGGCCCATGGCTCTGTGCCTCAACCTTCCCAATGCGGTCTATATCTACATGGCTTACGCCCGGCCGTCGGTGGCTGCGGTCGGCGCCCTCGTGGGCCTGGAGCAGTTCGCCTATGGCCTTGGTTTCACTTCCATGATGGTGTTCATGATGTACATCTCCCGAGGCCCCTACAAGACTTCGCATTTTGCCATTTCCACCGGTTTCATGGCCCTGGGTATGATGATCCCGGGTTTCCTCAGCGGCTATCTGCAGGCGTGGCTGGGCTATCTTCACTTTTTTATTCTGGTGATCTGCCTGACGCTTCCCTCGTTGGCAGTCATTTTCTTCATCCCTTTGCAATCTTCCAGGTCCGACCCCGAGATTGCGGTTGTCGGGCAACCCTTCCGGGCTCAGGACGGCAAGGCCATACAATGA
- a CDS encoding bifunctional nuclease family protein: MLVRVKIERVTLDTATSRFVVILKDEKQNRWLPIVVGSTEAQAIALQLENIAPPRPLTHDLIRNLLDVIQVRVTRVVVNDLRENTYYALINLLLDNESKDIDARPSDAIAVALRMKAPIYVEDEVMRKAAIVEGETPIIDIDDDVTEGDRLEQLNIELNNAVQDERYEEAARIRDEIKKVKASFREKTSS; this comes from the coding sequence ATGCTCGTACGCGTCAAAATCGAACGCGTTACTTTGGATACTGCCACCAGTCGATTTGTGGTCATCTTGAAGGATGAAAAACAGAATCGTTGGCTTCCTATTGTGGTCGGTTCAACCGAGGCGCAGGCTATCGCCCTGCAGTTGGAGAACATCGCACCGCCACGGCCGCTGACCCACGATCTGATTCGCAATCTGCTGGATGTCATCCAGGTGCGCGTAACGCGGGTGGTGGTCAACGACCTGCGTGAGAACACCTATTACGCCCTGATCAATCTGCTGCTGGACAATGAGAGCAAGGACATCGACGCTCGTCCCAGCGACGCCATCGCCGTAGCCTTGCGCATGAAGGCACCCATCTATGTGGAGGATGAGGTGATGCGCAAAGCCGCGATTGTGGAAGGTGAAACGCCGATCATTGACATCGACGACGATGTCACTGAAGGCGACCGGCTTGAGCAGCTGAACATCGAGCTCAACAACGCGGTACAGGACGAGCGCTATGAAGAAGCTGCCCGCATCCGCGATGAGATAAAAAAAGTCAAAGCCAGTTTTCGCGAGAAAACCAGCTCCTGA
- a CDS encoding aspartate kinase — protein MIVMKIGGASLRSIESLQQVTEIICKAPDTQKIVVLSAVSGVTDHLIKSVREALQTERRIRPLLDYLRELHRELVMATFTDASLRHHTLDEIEYLLSRLEKLLYGVAYTGECTRRTRDLIVSMGERLAVQLLAGCVCSRGVEALALDADKIDIVAHGEFGYGNADLESTARLLPQHLNEPLQRSAIPIITGFFGRTTEGHTITFGRGGTDYSAAVVAYAMNSRELQIWKDVDGFLTAAPDMVPSAKPLEYLAYEEAAELSYFGASILHPRTVEPLAKKRIPAVIKNTYSPDVAGTIVGPDKHQKDEVIKSVVANRKIGALRIHGASLGQQLGFLKQVVSALSEAEINIISVITAQTAVNFLLNKNDIPLSQRIIENLKIPYVDHLEPLMDVALIGVVGEGLVETRGLAARVFTSVAAAGANVEMITSGASKVAQYFVIKENFLQQTVQAVHTEFFGAP, from the coding sequence ATGATCGTGATGAAAATCGGCGGCGCATCCCTGCGCAGCATCGAATCGCTGCAGCAGGTGACCGAGATCATTTGTAAGGCGCCGGATACGCAAAAGATCGTCGTGTTGTCTGCGGTGAGCGGTGTGACCGACCATCTGATCAAAAGCGTCCGCGAGGCCTTGCAGACCGAGCGACGGATTCGTCCTTTGCTGGACTATTTGCGGGAGCTGCATCGTGAACTGGTGATGGCGACCTTCACCGACGCCTCGTTGCGTCATCATACTCTGGACGAAATTGAGTATCTGTTGTCCCGTTTGGAAAAGCTGTTGTACGGCGTGGCTTATACCGGCGAATGCACGCGCCGCACGCGAGACCTCATCGTCTCCATGGGCGAACGCCTGGCGGTGCAGCTGCTGGCCGGCTGCGTGTGCAGCCGGGGTGTGGAGGCCCTGGCGCTGGACGCGGACAAGATCGATATAGTCGCCCACGGTGAGTTCGGCTACGGCAATGCCGACCTGGAGTCTACGGCCCGTTTGTTGCCGCAGCATTTGAATGAACCTTTGCAGCGGTCCGCCATTCCGATCATCACCGGCTTTTTCGGCCGCACGACCGAAGGCCATACGATCACCTTCGGCCGCGGCGGCACCGATTACAGCGCGGCGGTGGTCGCCTATGCCATGAACAGCCGAGAACTGCAAATTTGGAAGGATGTGGACGGTTTTTTGACCGCTGCGCCGGACATGGTTCCGTCCGCCAAACCGCTCGAGTATCTGGCTTACGAAGAGGCGGCGGAGCTCTCCTATTTCGGCGCCTCCATTTTGCATCCGCGCACGGTCGAGCCGCTGGCCAAAAAGCGCATTCCGGCTGTGATCAAAAACACCTACAGCCCCGATGTCGCCGGCACCATCGTCGGCCCGGACAAACATCAGAAGGACGAAGTGATTAAAAGCGTGGTGGCCAATCGCAAGATCGGGGCGCTGCGTATTCACGGCGCCAGTCTCGGCCAGCAGCTGGGATTTCTCAAACAAGTGGTCTCCGCGCTCAGTGAAGCGGAGATCAACATCATCTCTGTGATCACGGCGCAGACTGCGGTGAATTTTCTGCTGAACAAGAACGACATTCCGCTCAGCCAGCGCATCATCGAGAATTTGAAAATACCTTATGTCGATCATCTGGAACCACTGATGGACGTGGCCTTGATCGGCGTGGTGGGCGAAGGCCTGGTTGAAACGCGCGGCTTGGCTGCGCGCGTCTTTACCTCGGTCGCGGCGGCCGGCGCCAACGTAGAGATGATCACCTCCGGCGCCTCCAAAGTGGCGCAGTATTTTGTCATCAAGGAAAATTTTCTTCAGCAGACGGTCCAGGCGGTGCACACCGAATTTTTCGGCGCTCCTTGA
- a CDS encoding DNA topoisomerase I codes for MKQLIHKGILIPDPPQYRGLKISFRGQEITLDPKQEEMALAWVKKLGTPYVEDSVFEKNFFADFSSALSVKPALKAAEVDFKAVQAVVDEERAAKEKMTPEEKKELATWRKARREELKEQYGHAIADGERIELANYIVEPSGIFMGRGKHPLRGKWKEGANQRDITLNLSPDAERPEGDWGAIVWQPESLWVAKWEDKLTKKLKYIWLHDTAPIKQEREAQKFDKAIELAAQIDQVRNYILSNMSHEDFKRRKVATACYLIDALCLRVGDEKDEDEADTVGATTLRPEHVKLHEDGVAEFRFLGKDSVLWHKKLALSELAQERMKELLQHARPSNAENTAASNKPQLFPDISSRDVNAFLSEKLPGLSAKVFRTFHASTAVQKSLDQSGVVRTDPEYKKWEATVRANMEAAILCNHTKKAAPNWDKRKEAFRLREQTLQTQLKTVAEKIKLESEKIPRLRAEMKQKREQAKKREFKNKVKAVYEKKIQGVEAAVAKLTLREEKLRMALGKLKATIAIASKNRTWNLGTSQKSYIDPRVYYHWGRRVDYDVIGKYYSATLRRKFMWVKAGETAEEDAETE; via the coding sequence TTGAAGCAACTCATTCACAAAGGGATACTGATTCCGGATCCGCCGCAATACCGAGGCCTAAAGATCTCGTTCCGTGGGCAGGAGATTACCCTGGATCCCAAACAGGAGGAAATGGCGCTGGCCTGGGTGAAAAAATTAGGAACCCCCTATGTTGAGGACTCTGTTTTTGAGAAGAATTTTTTTGCCGATTTCAGCAGCGCGCTTTCCGTCAAGCCTGCCCTGAAAGCTGCAGAGGTGGATTTCAAGGCGGTGCAAGCGGTGGTGGATGAGGAGCGGGCTGCTAAGGAAAAGATGACGCCGGAGGAAAAGAAAGAGTTGGCAACCTGGCGCAAAGCCAGGCGCGAGGAGCTGAAGGAGCAGTATGGCCATGCCATCGCAGACGGCGAACGCATCGAACTGGCAAATTATATCGTCGAGCCCAGCGGCATCTTTATGGGCCGCGGCAAGCATCCTTTACGGGGAAAGTGGAAGGAGGGGGCGAACCAGCGCGACATTACTCTGAACCTCAGCCCGGATGCAGAAAGGCCGGAGGGCGATTGGGGTGCCATCGTATGGCAGCCGGAAAGCCTTTGGGTGGCCAAATGGGAGGATAAGCTCACCAAGAAGCTTAAATATATCTGGCTGCATGACACGGCGCCCATCAAGCAGGAGCGTGAAGCACAGAAATTCGACAAGGCCATTGAACTGGCCGCTCAGATCGACCAAGTCCGCAATTATATCTTGAGCAACATGTCGCATGAAGATTTCAAACGCCGTAAAGTGGCCACGGCCTGTTATCTGATCGATGCCCTGTGCCTGCGTGTGGGCGATGAGAAGGATGAGGATGAAGCAGATACGGTCGGCGCCACCACGCTGCGGCCGGAGCACGTCAAATTGCATGAGGACGGAGTGGCTGAGTTCCGCTTCCTTGGCAAGGACAGCGTGCTGTGGCATAAGAAATTGGCGCTTTCTGAGTTGGCGCAGGAACGGATGAAGGAGCTGCTCCAACACGCGCGGCCTTCGAACGCGGAGAACACAGCGGCCTCCAATAAGCCGCAGCTTTTTCCCGACATCAGCAGCCGTGACGTGAACGCCTTTCTATCCGAAAAACTGCCCGGCCTGTCCGCTAAGGTGTTTCGTACTTTTCATGCCTCCACCGCAGTGCAAAAAAGTCTGGATCAATCCGGCGTGGTCCGCACTGATCCAGAGTATAAAAAGTGGGAGGCCACGGTACGCGCCAATATGGAAGCTGCCATCCTGTGCAATCACACGAAAAAAGCGGCGCCGAATTGGGACAAGCGAAAGGAGGCCTTTCGTCTTCGCGAGCAGACGCTGCAGACCCAGTTGAAAACCGTGGCGGAAAAAATCAAGCTCGAGTCCGAGAAAATTCCGCGCCTGCGCGCCGAGATGAAACAAAAGCGTGAGCAGGCGAAAAAGCGCGAGTTTAAGAATAAAGTCAAGGCCGTGTATGAGAAAAAGATTCAGGGGGTGGAGGCCGCGGTGGCCAAACTCACACTGAGAGAAGAAAAACTGCGCATGGCGCTCGGCAAGCTTAAGGCCACCATTGCCATCGCCAGCAAGAATAGAACCTGGAACCTCGGCACCAGCCAGAAATCCTACATCGATCCCCGCGTCTATTATCACTGGGGGCGTCGGGTGGACTATGATGTGATCGGAAAATATTATTCCGCCACCCTGCGGAGAAAATTCATGTGGGTCAAAGCGGGCGAGACGGCGGAAGAGGACGCTGAAACGGAATAA
- the asd gene encoding aspartate-semialdehyde dehydrogenase, translated as MKKIQCVVLGATGVVGQHFLRLLASHPLFQVAAVCASEGRIGQRLGDVNALIPEGIPAESADLRFSAMDAKSLASLKVQVAFSALPTEVAKEVEKDLAAAGIHIFSNAGAYRMDDRVPILIPEVNHPHLALAREQLQHSKGFIITNANCTTTGLALALLPILPFGIRKLVVASYQAISGAGYPGVPALDISGNVIPYIEGEESKVRKEVAKIFGCIQETTIEPMDWQVYAHCVRVPTLVGHLLSVHVEVENEPTLEQVQACFENYQPDRPVQGLPTAPVKPVVLLQEKNRPQPSRDVMLGDPVRAQGMTVAVGRLEVEKHVIRMIALSNNLIRGAAGGSVLNAELALREGLL; from the coding sequence ATGAAAAAGATTCAATGCGTTGTTCTCGGCGCCACCGGCGTGGTGGGCCAACATTTTCTGCGCCTACTGGCCAGCCATCCGCTGTTCCAGGTGGCTGCCGTGTGCGCCAGCGAAGGCCGGATCGGTCAACGGCTGGGCGATGTCAATGCGCTGATTCCGGAAGGCATTCCTGCAGAATCGGCGGACCTTCGCTTCTCCGCCATGGATGCGAAATCTTTGGCCAGCCTGAAGGTGCAGGTGGCGTTCTCTGCATTGCCCACAGAGGTCGCCAAAGAAGTTGAAAAAGATCTCGCTGCGGCCGGCATTCATATTTTTTCCAATGCCGGCGCGTATCGCATGGACGATCGCGTCCCCATTTTAATTCCGGAAGTCAATCATCCCCATTTGGCGTTGGCCCGCGAACAGCTGCAACATAGCAAGGGATTCATCATCACCAACGCCAATTGCACTACCACAGGTCTCGCCCTGGCCCTTTTACCGATTTTGCCCTTTGGCATCCGCAAACTGGTGGTGGCCAGTTATCAGGCCATTTCCGGGGCCGGCTATCCGGGTGTGCCCGCTCTGGATATCAGCGGCAACGTGATCCCCTACATCGAGGGGGAGGAGTCCAAGGTGCGCAAGGAGGTGGCTAAGATTTTCGGTTGCATTCAAGAGACGACGATAGAGCCGATGGACTGGCAGGTCTACGCCCATTGTGTGCGCGTCCCCACGCTGGTCGGCCATCTGCTGTCCGTGCATGTCGAGGTGGAGAACGAGCCGACCTTGGAACAGGTGCAAGCCTGTTTTGAAAATTATCAGCCCGATCGGCCGGTGCAGGGATTGCCCACAGCCCCGGTCAAGCCCGTGGTGCTGCTGCAGGAAAAGAACCGGCCCCAGCCCAGCCGCGATGTGATGCTGGGCGATCCGGTGCGCGCACAGGGAATGACGGTGGCAGTGGGACGGCTGGAGGTGGAGAAACACGTCATTCGAATGATCGCCTTGTCCAATAATCTCATTCGCGGCGCAGCGGGAGGATCCGTTCTCAACGCCGAACTGGCGTTGCGCGAGGGCCTGCTATGA